A window of Nicotiana tabacum cultivar K326 chromosome 24, ASM71507v2, whole genome shotgun sequence contains these coding sequences:
- the LOC107780030 gene encoding uncharacterized protein LOC107780030, with the protein MDILGRAEFVAFSQNGEWDLTKLQASLNAYELALSFNFLVNTSTVISLFLRQHLLQCIPFLGNYELTLKGFENCRWMDPPLEATNNRNTMIRLLKKLEELIKGKSKGMSKRKSGETSLPSSTSSLMDVNLKPSYKKMNLDLLSEGFNKGVAIIGKILYSVKSEKKFPLCYAIFDSDEKRFIVTLHGI; encoded by the exons ATATTCTAGGACGTGCCGAGTTTGTTGCATTTTCTCAGAATGGAGAATGGGATCTGACTAAACTTCAAGCCTCATTAAATGCATACGAGCTAGCGTTGAGTTTCAACTTTCTGGTTAACACATCTACCGTTATCAGCTTGTTTCTGCGTCAACATCTACTTCA GTGCATTCCTTTTTTGGGAAACTATGAGTTAACCCTTAAGGGATTTGAAAATTGTAGATGGATGGATCCTCCACTGGAAGCAACAAATAATAGGAATACGATGATTAGACTGCTTAAAAAACTAGAAGAATTGATTAAG GGCAAGAGTAAGGGAATGAGTAAGCGCAAGAGTGGAGAAACGAGCTTGCCTTCCTCCACATCATCACTCATGGATGTCAATT TGAAACCTTCATATAAAAAAATGAACTTGGATCTCTTATCTGAGGGTTTTAACAAGGGAGTTGCAATCATAGGAAAAATTCTGTACTCAGTGAAGAGCGAGAAAAAGTTCCCTTT ATGCTATGCAATCTTTGATTCTGATGAGAAGCGTTTCATAGTTACACTGCATGGGATATGA